The DNA window TCCCCTCTATCATGGTCCTTGGCAACATCATCAAATGTGGCATCGTGTTTTCTTCATACATTACCAACTAATTTGGGGACTCCACTTCCACTCATATCCCCTAGAGGGCACTGTGACTGTTTCTATAGCACAATAAAGTGGTCTGTGCTGTGTATGACCTGTataaggaggggggggggggtacattACAAAGAACAAAACAGACCTCTGTGCAGATGAAATGTCTGAAAGCTTCAAAGGGAataatgatggtgttggcctAATGTCGAAACGGAACCTCTGATGTCCTAATACTGCAACCCCTGATTGGGTATTGAATGCCTTCTAATTGTTAACATAATACAATCAAATTGGAAACTGCTCGGCAGGGGGAATCATAGTGAGGCAACATGGTCACTGGCAGAGGGCCTCCAATCCAGTCAAAAGCTTTGCCAGGATCCAAAACGGTGGTCGATTGGGTGTCTGCTGTGTAGCTGGGCTAGAAGTAAAGTTGACTGTTGATGATGAGAGGGTTCCGTCATCAGTAGGTGTAAGTGTATCTGGAAAGTGGTGTGCCTTCCATCAAGTCATCCTGGACAGGAAGACAAGAATAGGACTAGTTAATGTTGAAAAACACTAGATCACTTCAAATTCATCGAAATCATATATCCCACATCAAATGACATGCCATAGAAGACCTGAATCTAGCATGTCCAGTAGAGGATGCTCACCATGGGTAGATCCTGCAGTCGGTGGAAGTCAGGGTGATCGGTCCGTTGGCGGAATTTGAGGAAGAGGACAACAGAGACGATGGCTGTGGTGATGATAAAGATAGAGACCAGGCTAGCCAGCAAAGGGTCCAGAGGAGAGTGGAGGTGTGGCCCTTTGTCTGAAACAAAATGTCAAATGCTTTGATTGATTCATTGGCTAATTTGATGCGTAATTTGCTATCTGGATAATCAGTGAATTAGTTGATTGGTTAATTGGTAAATTCTCCCCTTACCCTCATCTCCAACGGTGAGCTCTGATGGAACCTCCTGGTGAGGCGGGCCAGCAGGGACATGTACTGGGGTGGAGGTCTTGGTGTGCTCCGTGGTGAGGGTTTGGGTTGGAGCAGGGGTCAGTGCTGGGGTGCTGGGTTGGACAGAGGACTGGATCGGTGTTAAAACATGGGATGGAGGTGGGGTGGTATCTAAAACAGGAGGAGTAGAGGTGGTGAGGTGGCCTCCAGCAGGGACAGGGTATGTTGTGTCCCCTAGGGTGGAGGTCAGTCCTGCAAGGGAGGTGCTCTTTACaggggacgaggaggaggagctgTCTGAGAGAAAGTCCCAGAGAAATAGAATTACAACATTATTATACATTGAGTGTACTAACACCTGCTCTTTGcaagacagactgaccaggtgaatacaggtgaaagctaagatcacttattgatgtcacttgttacatccacgtcaatcagtgtagatgaaggggaggagacaggttaaagaggattttttaagccttgagacaattgtgatatggattgtgtatgtgtgccattcagaggttgaatggtcaagacaaaagattgaagtacTTTTGAACGGGAaaaggtagtaggtgccaggcttaggtttgtgtcaagaactgcaacgctgctgggtttttcacgctcaacagtttccggtGTGTATCAAGAGTGGTCTaccaccaaaaggacatccagccaacttgacaaaactgtgtgaagcattggagtcaacaaggGCCAagggcatccctgtggaacgctttcgacatctTGTAGAGTACATGCCTCTACGAATTGAGTGTCACgtcttggtcttagtattttgtgttttctttatttatttggtcaggccagggtgtgacatgggtttattatgtggtgtgtttttgtattggggttttagtaggtattgggattgtggctgagtagggttgtctaggaaagtctatggttgcctgaggcggttcttaatcagaggcaggtgattttcgttgtctctgattgggaaccatatttaggcagccatattctttgagcgtttcgtgggtgattgttcctgtctctgtgttag is part of the Oncorhynchus keta strain PuntledgeMale-10-30-2019 chromosome 15, Oket_V2, whole genome shotgun sequence genome and encodes:
- the LOC118394855 gene encoding uncharacterized protein LOC118394855 isoform X1 is translated as MNIENNLLLCALVIFTRSSETKGQSTSLPPVTPGAFQHEGVSTASPVFPLVNEDEEEPEPSPAKQTSPDQVNGAPTKPAFIDGDRLLQSESVTDAGDWDDMALTNQMTTSLPAPAHTVNTVTATQDNATLADSSSSSSPVKSTSLAGLTSTLGDTTYPVPAGGHLTTSTPPVLDTTPPPSHVLTPIQSSVQPSTPALTPAPTQTLTTEHTKTSTPVHVPAGPPHQEVPSELTVGDEDKGPHLHSPLDPLLASLVSIFIITTAIVSVVLFLKFRQRTDHPDFHRLQDLPMDDLMEGTPLSRYTYTY
- the LOC118394855 gene encoding uncharacterized protein LOC118394855 isoform X2, whose amino-acid sequence is MNIENNLLLCALVIFTRSSETKGQSTSLPPVTPGAFQHEGVSTASPVFPLVNEDEEEPEPSPAKQTSPDQVNGAPTKPAFIDGDRLLQSESVTDAGDWDDMALTNQMTTSLPAPAHTVNTVTATQDNATLADTTPPPSHVLTPIQSSVQPSTPALTPAPTQTLTTEHTKTSTPVHVPAGPPHQEVPSELTVGDEDKGPHLHSPLDPLLASLVSIFIITTAIVSVVLFLKFRQRTDHPDFHRLQDLPMDDLMEGTPLSRYTYTY